One region of Dehalococcoidia bacterium genomic DNA includes:
- a CDS encoding long-chain fatty acid--CoA ligase — MDNYPWFKNYDEGVPRTLMPYPGTTMIEVVDESAKAKPYRAMFYFKGHRLLYHDFVRQSDALAAGLVALGIKKGERVALLLPNSPQMVLAFQGIWKAGAIAVPINPLYTEHELKHALTEVDASAVIVLNPFYQAVKNIQADTTIRTVIATSIKEYLPAHLGLLFTLAREKKEGYRISLQKGDVWFQELLRQHKNDPRPDIEVRPEDAAVILFSGGTTGTPKGAVGTHGALIMTAMQINAWLGPVLEKWEDRVALTMPLFHVFGCAGALGTAMINRSSCILIPNPRDVTDVVKSIQKYKPAFMPGVPTFYIAIMNHPLVKSGKVKLSGMKICIVGAAPLMADTKKQFENMTGGRLLEGYAMTETMQAATLNPIMGVNKEGSVGMPLPDVVIKIVDSETGRGDMKAGELGEICFKAPNLMAGYWKRPQETADMLRDGWLYTGDIGYLDNDGHLFLHSRKKDIIKTSGFQVWPREVEEILHEHPAVMEASVAGVPDQYQGEAVKAWVVLNAGMTCTAEELREHCKSKLSAYKVPRYIEFKTNLPKTQIGKILRRVLIEEETSKQGGETNHT, encoded by the coding sequence ATGGATAACTACCCCTGGTTTAAGAATTATGATGAAGGTGTGCCTCGCACACTTATGCCTTATCCAGGAACGACCATGATCGAGGTGGTCGATGAGTCGGCTAAAGCAAAACCCTACCGCGCCATGTTCTATTTCAAAGGACACAGGCTTCTATATCACGACTTTGTGCGGCAGAGCGACGCCCTGGCCGCAGGCCTGGTTGCTCTCGGAATAAAAAAGGGGGAGCGTGTAGCCCTGCTCCTTCCCAATTCACCGCAGATGGTACTGGCATTCCAGGGCATCTGGAAGGCAGGGGCAATAGCGGTCCCTATCAATCCTCTTTATACCGAACACGAGCTGAAGCATGCGTTGACCGAGGTGGACGCCTCTGCTGTGATCGTGCTTAATCCTTTTTACCAGGCTGTGAAGAATATTCAGGCCGATACCACTATCCGGACCGTTATCGCCACCAGTATCAAGGAATATCTGCCGGCGCATCTCGGTCTGCTTTTCACGCTGGCCAGGGAGAAGAAGGAGGGCTACAGGATTTCCCTGCAAAAGGGGGATGTGTGGTTTCAGGAGCTGCTGCGACAACATAAGAACGATCCCAGGCCTGATATTGAAGTCAGGCCGGAGGATGCGGCCGTGATACTTTTCAGCGGTGGTACAACCGGCACTCCCAAGGGCGCCGTGGGTACTCACGGCGCCCTCATAATGACTGCAATGCAGATTAACGCCTGGCTCGGTCCTGTACTGGAGAAATGGGAGGACAGGGTGGCCCTGACTATGCCGCTCTTCCATGTTTTTGGATGTGCGGGCGCGCTGGGCACGGCTATGATCAACCGTTCTTCCTGCATCCTTATCCCGAATCCACGCGATGTCACCGATGTGGTTAAAAGTATCCAAAAGTATAAGCCGGCCTTCATGCCCGGCGTTCCTACGTTTTATATCGCGATTATGAATCATCCTCTGGTGAAATCGGGCAAGGTAAAGCTGTCGGGCATGAAGATATGCATTGTGGGTGCAGCCCCGCTTATGGCGGATACGAAGAAACAGTTTGAGAATATGACAGGCGGACGGCTCCTGGAAGGCTATGCCATGACGGAGACCATGCAGGCCGCAACGCTCAATCCTATTATGGGCGTTAATAAGGAAGGCTCGGTTGGCATGCCGTTGCCCGATGTCGTCATTAAGATAGTGGATTCCGAGACCGGCCGCGGCGATATGAAAGCCGGCGAGCTCGGCGAGATATGTTTTAAGGCGCCGAATCTTATGGCGGGCTACTGGAAGCGACCGCAGGAAACGGCCGATATGCTCAGGGATGGATGGCTTTATACCGGTGATATTGGTTATCTGGACAACGATGGTCACCTCTTCTTGCACAGCCGCAAGAAAGATATAATCAAGACCAGCGGCTTTCAAGTCTGGCCGCGCGAGGTAGAGGAGATATTACATGAGCACCCGGCGGTTATGGAGGCCAGTGTGGCCGGAGTGCCCGATCAGTACCAGGGCGAAGCAGTGAAGGCGTGGGTGGTGCTGAATGCAGGAATGACCTGTACGGCGGAGGAGCTCAGGGAGCACTGCAAATCCAAACTGTCGGCCTATAAGGTGCCGCGATATATCGAGTTTAAAACTAATCTGCCTAAAACCCAGATAGGCAAGATTCTGAGGAGGGTATTGATCGAGGAAGAGACAAGCAAACAGGGAGGGGAAACCAATCACACATAG
- the rlmN gene encoding 23S rRNA (adenine(2503)-C(2))-methyltransferase RlmN gives MSKKMLLGLNGDQLKELAAELGEKKFRGKQVADWIYRRGCRQVNDMTDLPVPFRIKLDQLWAVGRSSVKEISTGRDGTYKLLLSPYYGELVETVGMSYEERFSCCISTQVGCPVGCAFCATGAGGFKRNLAAGEMVDQVLTVGEAAVRKKILAADGRVSHVVFMGMGEPLLNYDATLAAVRLINDELKVGMRNITVSTIGYVPGIYRLAAERLQLTLAVSLHAAADGLRRKLVPGMSRYLLKDIIAACHHYSNHTGRRVTFEYCLLKGINDSPAEAAALSSLLKGLNCHVNLIPFNQVPGSDYRQPEASVIMSFRRVLEQSGITVTQREQKGAGIQAACGQLRQQSVSK, from the coding sequence ATGTCGAAAAAAATGTTACTGGGTCTTAATGGCGACCAGTTGAAAGAGTTGGCGGCCGAACTCGGGGAGAAGAAATTCCGCGGCAAACAGGTGGCCGATTGGATTTACAGGCGCGGATGCCGGCAGGTCAATGACATGACCGATCTCCCGGTCCCGTTCAGGATAAAACTGGACCAGTTGTGGGCGGTCGGGAGATCCTCTGTCAAGGAGATCAGCACAGGCAGGGACGGCACGTACAAGCTGCTGCTGTCGCCTTACTACGGCGAGCTGGTGGAGACCGTGGGCATGTCTTACGAGGAACGATTCTCCTGCTGTATATCCACTCAGGTCGGATGCCCGGTCGGTTGCGCATTCTGCGCCACGGGCGCCGGAGGTTTCAAACGCAATCTTGCGGCGGGTGAAATGGTCGATCAGGTTTTAACCGTGGGCGAGGCCGCCGTACGTAAAAAGATACTTGCTGCGGACGGAAGGGTCAGCCACGTTGTCTTCATGGGAATGGGAGAGCCGCTGCTCAATTACGATGCTACACTGGCTGCTGTGCGCCTGATCAACGATGAACTCAAGGTCGGGATGCGCAATATAACAGTGAGCACGATCGGTTATGTTCCCGGCATATACCGTCTGGCCGCTGAGCGGCTGCAACTTACGCTGGCTGTCTCGCTGCATGCCGCCGCAGACGGATTGCGCAGAAAGCTGGTGCCGGGTATGTCGCGCTACCTGCTGAAGGATATAATCGCAGCCTGCCACCATTACAGCAACCATACCGGCCGGCGTGTAACCTTCGAGTATTGCCTGCTCAAAGGGATTAACGACAGCCCTGCTGAGGCGGCCGCGCTGTCCTCACTGCTCAAAGGGCTGAACTGCCATGTAAACCTCATTCCATTCAACCAGGTTCCGGGAAGCGATTACAGGCAGCCCGAGGCGTCTGTCATCATGTCTTTCCGCCGCGTGCTTGAGCAATCCGGTATAACTGTGACACAGCGGGAACAAAAGGGCGCGGGCATACAGGCGGCCTGCGGGCAATTGCGCCAGCAGTCGGTATCCAAATAA
- a CDS encoding glycyl-radical enzyme activating protein, which translates to MLLNSREAGATGDGKAEKDLKGLVFNIQRYSIHDGPGIRTTVFFKGCPLHCRWCSNPESISPQPEILVRETRCNGCRRCIDVCSPGALSLASTGLWLDREKCDLCLKCIDACWEDAIEVAGRFMTLDEVVEECRRDEPFYRNSGGGITLSGGEPLLQADFALALLNRCKELGYNTALDTSGQVTWSVLDGALDIVDLVLFDIKHLDADEHRDGTGADNKLILSNLDKAMSSGKSRIWIRIPVIPGYNDSNEYMQKLAGKLSGMKAEKVSVLGYHEFGRPKYQSLGKAYQLSGRQPLGSERINEIVDIFKSAGLDATAGY; encoded by the coding sequence GTGCTTTTAAACTCCCGGGAGGCCGGCGCAACGGGCGACGGCAAAGCAGAAAAGGACCTCAAAGGGCTGGTATTTAATATCCAGCGCTATAGTATTCACGATGGACCCGGCATAAGAACGACGGTCTTTTTCAAGGGTTGTCCGTTGCATTGCAGGTGGTGCTCCAATCCCGAGTCTATCAGTCCGCAGCCTGAAATACTGGTACGGGAAACCCGGTGCAACGGTTGCCGCCGCTGTATAGATGTATGTTCCCCTGGAGCTTTATCGCTGGCCTCTACTGGTCTGTGGCTGGACAGGGAGAAGTGCGACCTTTGTTTGAAATGCATAGACGCATGCTGGGAAGACGCCATAGAGGTGGCGGGGCGGTTTATGACCCTCGACGAAGTTGTCGAAGAGTGCCGCAGGGATGAGCCGTTCTATCGTAATTCCGGTGGAGGCATAACACTTTCAGGGGGCGAACCACTATTGCAGGCGGACTTTGCCCTGGCCCTCCTGAACAGGTGTAAAGAATTGGGCTATAACACCGCACTGGATACTTCCGGACAGGTAACGTGGAGCGTGCTGGACGGGGCGCTCGATATTGTCGACCTGGTGCTTTTCGATATAAAACATCTGGATGCCGACGAGCATCGTGATGGCACCGGCGCGGACAACAAGCTGATTCTGTCCAACCTCGATAAAGCCATGAGTTCCGGTAAGTCCCGGATATGGATCAGGATTCCTGTAATACCCGGATACAATGACTCTAATGAATATATGCAAAAATTGGCCGGCAAGTTGAGCGGGATGAAGGCAGAGAAAGTGTCTGTACTGGGATATCATGAGTTTGGACGTCCCAAATATCAGTCGCTGGGCAAGGCTTATCAGCTCAGCGGCCGCCAGCCGCTGGGCAGTGAGCGTATCAACGAGATCGTCGACATATTCAAGTCTGCCGGTCTGGACGCTACCGCCGGGTATTGA
- a CDS encoding pyruvate formate lyase family protein, whose product MTTRTVNLMVKTPIKAQQVALDYLSADARATRPGFIWSLDLERARLVTQSYKMTEGQPIALRRARALAHILDNMTVYIRPDEMIVGNYASNSDSVPFYPELAWKWIARETAPGQVYESMLSDEGRKELKEIGEYWGNRSIHHMSKKYLPPELKDAFWIFNWESATPNYDKILSMGLKGILEEARERLNKLDREYMDETVNGIDFVRKKDFLESTIITLEAVCRWSKRYAELARSLAKSEKEVLRKVELENIAAICDRVPEQPARTLHEAIQSYWFVHLVVNFLEIPQVGSGIRFDMVFNPFYEKDLAAGKITRESAQELVEFLFVKFQETGFLHAPIWSGFGGGALGFQTVTIGGVDSRGRDVTSEMSLIILDATRTVRAIVPPLALRWHDGIPKKLVDKAIECLASGMPQPAIFNDKVVVLRMVNMGTPIEDARNYSINNCMVPTIPGKNFSHISAWASGVPAPLCLNQALGIDPLAIYKKAGNKVLDPEKIGSMEELFEAFAENYRLVIHRLVRIANIADALYKEWAPRPFLSSVIDDCIERAQDVRDWNYMPDYRDVTLFGLNTVADSLTAVKKVVFDDKKVTMKQLVEALKNNWKGYEEIRQLCLRAPKFGNDDDYADLISDKVARKIEEETSKCKTNWGTSVHVDGTAATAWWSFGRVCGPTPDGRMSGDPFNDGTISPMAGRDKKGPTAVLKSVAKVDPLESWNHLFNQSFMPQFLVGHNAEVFAQYLKTFADMGIHHIQFSTVNRETLEDAQDHPEKYPTLMVRVAGFAAYFIDLDRSIQDSIIARTPQCF is encoded by the coding sequence ATGACTACAAGAACAGTGAATCTAATGGTGAAAACACCCATTAAGGCGCAGCAGGTGGCGCTGGATTATCTGAGCGCCGACGCCAGGGCGACCAGGCCCGGCTTCATCTGGTCCCTGGACCTTGAAAGGGCCAGGCTGGTAACGCAATCATATAAAATGACGGAGGGCCAACCCATAGCCCTGCGCCGGGCCAGGGCCCTGGCGCACATACTGGACAATATGACGGTCTACATCCGGCCTGACGAAATGATCGTGGGCAACTATGCCTCCAACAGCGACTCCGTGCCTTTTTACCCGGAGTTGGCCTGGAAGTGGATAGCCAGGGAAACGGCGCCGGGACAGGTCTATGAGAGCATGCTCAGCGATGAGGGCAGGAAAGAGCTCAAGGAGATCGGCGAGTACTGGGGTAACCGCTCCATCCACCACATGAGCAAGAAATACCTTCCGCCGGAGCTTAAGGATGCCTTTTGGATCTTCAACTGGGAATCAGCCACACCCAACTACGACAAGATACTTTCCATGGGTTTGAAGGGTATCCTGGAGGAAGCCAGGGAGAGGTTGAACAAGCTCGACCGTGAATACATGGACGAAACGGTCAACGGCATCGATTTCGTCAGGAAGAAGGATTTCCTTGAGAGCACTATTATTACTCTGGAGGCCGTCTGCAGATGGTCCAAGAGATATGCCGAGCTGGCTCGCAGCCTGGCCAAATCCGAGAAGGAAGTCCTCAGGAAGGTGGAGCTCGAGAACATCGCCGCGATCTGTGATCGTGTACCGGAGCAGCCGGCCCGCACGCTGCATGAGGCCATCCAGTCCTACTGGTTCGTCCACCTGGTGGTTAATTTCCTCGAGATCCCGCAGGTGGGTTCCGGTATACGCTTCGACATGGTATTCAATCCGTTTTATGAAAAGGACCTGGCGGCGGGCAAGATTACCCGTGAATCGGCTCAGGAGCTGGTTGAGTTTCTTTTCGTTAAATTCCAGGAGACCGGCTTTTTACACGCTCCCATCTGGTCCGGGTTCGGCGGTGGAGCGCTGGGATTCCAAACCGTCACTATAGGCGGTGTGGACTCCAGGGGCCGGGACGTCACCAGTGAGATGAGCCTTATCATCCTCGATGCTACCAGGACAGTGCGCGCCATCGTGCCGCCTTTGGCCCTGCGCTGGCATGACGGTATACCTAAAAAGTTGGTGGACAAGGCCATCGAATGCCTGGCATCGGGTATGCCGCAGCCGGCTATCTTCAATGACAAGGTAGTGGTATTACGGATGGTCAACATGGGCACTCCAATCGAGGATGCCCGTAATTATTCGATCAACAACTGTATGGTTCCAACCATACCCGGCAAGAACTTCAGCCACATCTCGGCCTGGGCCAGCGGTGTGCCGGCGCCTCTTTGCCTGAACCAGGCGTTGGGCATCGATCCGCTTGCCATCTACAAGAAAGCCGGCAATAAAGTGCTCGACCCTGAGAAGATCGGCTCAATGGAAGAGCTGTTTGAGGCTTTTGCGGAAAATTACCGGCTAGTGATTCATCGCCTGGTGCGCATCGCCAATATCGCCGACGCCCTCTACAAAGAGTGGGCGCCCCGCCCCTTCCTCTCATCGGTTATCGATGATTGTATCGAGAGGGCGCAGGATGTGCGCGATTGGAACTATATGCCCGATTACCGCGATGTTACCCTTTTCGGCCTTAACACCGTGGCCGATTCCCTGACTGCCGTTAAGAAAGTGGTTTTCGATGACAAGAAAGTCACCATGAAGCAACTCGTGGAAGCGCTTAAGAACAACTGGAAAGGTTACGAAGAGATCCGCCAGTTATGCCTTCGCGCGCCCAAGTTCGGCAATGACGATGATTATGCCGATCTGATCTCCGACAAGGTTGCCCGCAAGATCGAAGAGGAGACCAGTAAGTGCAAGACCAACTGGGGCACATCGGTGCATGTGGACGGCACTGCAGCCACGGCCTGGTGGAGCTTCGGCCGCGTATGCGGTCCGACCCCGGATGGAAGGATGAGCGGGGATCCCTTTAATGATGGTACCATCTCGCCCATGGCCGGACGCGATAAGAAAGGTCCCACTGCGGTCCTGAAGTCCGTGGCGAAAGTAGACCCGCTGGAAAGCTGGAATCACCTCTTCAATCAGAGCTTCATGCCGCAGTTCCTGGTAGGCCATAATGCCGAGGTCTTTGCTCAATACCTGAAGACCTTTGCCGACATGGGCATACACCATATCCAGTTCTCCACGGTCAACAGGGAGACGCTGGAGGATGCGCAGGATCACCCCGAGAAATATCCCACTTTGATGGTCAGGGTGGCGGGCTTCGCTGCGTACTTCATCGACCTCGACAGGAGCATCCAGGATTCCATCATAGCCAGGACTCCGCAGTGCTTTTAA
- a CDS encoding FAD-dependent oxidoreductase: MKDFDAVVVGAGLGGISAATYLAKAGKKVVILEKHNVPGGYATSFLRGRFEFEIALHQLSGYGTEEDKGPIWKILHDNGVSDRVDILHIPDLYRSIFPDFTIEIPKGRQNYEDALCSQFPREAEGIKKFSNIMFEFARQAMRSMRVGMKAVMENPSEYPELVGNFGKTLSEVLNPLVSDEKARAVIGQLWGYFCQPPSKMAFLIYALGLVSYIRFGPAHVRGTSQNLSQAFIDTMESYGGEVWFNNGAKKIIVKDGKVRGVLAEDGTEIATQHVVCSANPVTTSLELVGRDSMPGWYLNRLGGWSGGASTFNIYVGLDCPCQDVGLKVHENFVNKTYDLDAQYENMRNSLDYEPDGNAIVAYNVVDPTVSPKGTASCVITQIAYADPWLKLSPSDYVEAKNRMAEKVIKLAEKAAPNLRDHIEVIEVATPLTNIRYTGNPRGSIIGFDENFTGTGFLRIPMRGPLEGLYFANAWVNIGGGFESCIASGAMASREVLRDMEKGGWEADEITKMQGSLEKQKVQPHELKDTITPEEKFVKNIHPRRLQLKVKKIIKETASAKTFRLESKDGRLPFFRAGQYINLFVDIKGVRTSRPYSISSTPGKPYYDITVRRVDGGFVSHYLLDSVKVGDSFESTGPNGYFYYESLMDSSDLVFLAGGSGAAPFMSIIREAVEKKSALKIQLIYGSRKPDDIIFEKELTEITAKNKNIKVDYVMSEPPAGWKGAAGFLDDKVISKLAGDLKGKTVFVCGPALMYELCGPALAKLGVPARRTKREAYGPPQDITKEPAWPGIAASREFEVIEMRSGKKAKAKAGEPLMNSLERAGIVVPAICRSGECTACRTRLISGKVFTPSRVHHRQADKKSGYIHPCMSYPLDDLRIKV, translated from the coding sequence ATGAAAGACTTCGATGCCGTAGTGGTGGGAGCGGGCCTGGGTGGAATATCCGCTGCTACCTACCTGGCCAAGGCGGGGAAGAAGGTTGTGATTCTGGAGAAACATAATGTCCCGGGCGGATATGCGACCTCGTTTCTCAGGGGACGCTTTGAATTTGAGATTGCGCTTCATCAGCTTTCGGGTTACGGGACAGAGGAAGATAAGGGGCCCATCTGGAAAATCCTGCATGACAATGGTGTCTCCGACCGGGTAGATATACTGCATATCCCGGATCTGTACCGCAGTATTTTCCCTGACTTCACAATTGAGATTCCCAAAGGCAGGCAGAACTACGAAGATGCCCTGTGCAGCCAGTTCCCCAGGGAGGCCGAGGGCATTAAAAAATTCTCCAATATCATGTTCGAGTTCGCCAGGCAGGCTATGCGCTCCATGCGGGTCGGGATGAAAGCGGTTATGGAGAATCCATCCGAATACCCCGAGCTGGTCGGCAACTTCGGCAAGACGTTGTCCGAGGTGCTCAATCCCCTGGTCTCCGATGAGAAAGCCCGTGCCGTTATCGGGCAACTATGGGGCTACTTCTGCCAGCCGCCCTCCAAGATGGCCTTCCTGATCTATGCCCTTGGCCTTGTCAGCTACATCAGGTTCGGCCCGGCCCATGTCAGGGGGACTTCGCAAAACCTCTCGCAGGCGTTTATCGATACGATGGAGTCCTACGGCGGCGAGGTCTGGTTCAATAACGGCGCGAAAAAAATAATAGTGAAGGACGGCAAGGTGCGCGGAGTGCTGGCGGAGGACGGCACCGAGATCGCGACGCAGCACGTTGTGTGCAGCGCTAATCCTGTAACCACCAGCCTGGAGCTGGTAGGTCGCGATAGTATGCCGGGCTGGTACCTCAACCGGCTGGGTGGATGGAGCGGTGGCGCCAGTACCTTCAACATCTATGTAGGCCTGGACTGCCCATGCCAGGATGTCGGGCTCAAGGTCCACGAGAATTTCGTTAATAAGACTTATGACCTGGACGCACAATATGAAAACATGCGTAACTCGCTCGATTATGAGCCGGACGGCAATGCCATTGTGGCTTACAATGTGGTCGATCCGACCGTATCACCCAAGGGTACGGCATCGTGTGTAATAACTCAGATCGCCTATGCGGATCCGTGGCTGAAACTGTCCCCGTCGGACTATGTTGAGGCCAAGAACAGGATGGCCGAGAAGGTGATCAAGCTGGCGGAAAAAGCGGCCCCGAATCTGAGGGACCACATCGAAGTAATCGAGGTTGCCACGCCATTGACCAACATACGCTACACGGGAAATCCGCGCGGCAGCATAATCGGGTTCGACGAGAACTTCACCGGCACCGGGTTCCTGCGCATACCCATGCGAGGGCCTCTGGAGGGGCTGTATTTCGCCAATGCCTGGGTTAATATCGGTGGCGGATTTGAATCCTGTATCGCCTCCGGCGCCATGGCGTCCCGCGAGGTGCTGCGGGATATGGAGAAGGGAGGCTGGGAGGCCGACGAGATAACTAAAATGCAGGGTTCACTGGAAAAGCAAAAAGTGCAGCCGCATGAACTGAAAGATACCATCACGCCTGAAGAAAAATTTGTTAAAAACATTCATCCACGCAGGCTGCAACTCAAGGTCAAGAAGATCATAAAAGAAACGGCCAGCGCCAAAACCTTCAGACTGGAATCCAAAGACGGGCGCCTGCCGTTTTTCCGCGCCGGACAATATATCAATCTCTTTGTCGATATCAAGGGCGTCAGGACATCACGTCCCTACAGTATATCGTCGACGCCGGGCAAACCGTATTATGACATCACGGTCCGACGCGTGGATGGTGGTTTCGTTTCGCATTACCTGCTTGACAGCGTCAAGGTGGGTGACAGCTTTGAATCCACCGGCCCCAACGGTTATTTCTATTATGAGTCGTTGATGGATTCATCCGACCTCGTTTTCCTGGCGGGCGGAAGCGGTGCGGCGCCCTTCATGTCCATAATCCGTGAGGCTGTTGAAAAGAAATCAGCTTTGAAGATACAGCTGATCTACGGCAGCCGCAAACCTGATGACATAATCTTTGAGAAAGAGCTTACAGAGATCACCGCCAAGAACAAGAACATCAAAGTTGACTACGTTATGAGTGAACCTCCGGCAGGCTGGAAAGGCGCTGCCGGCTTCCTGGATGACAAGGTGATTTCAAAGCTGGCGGGCGATCTGAAAGGCAAGACTGTGTTTGTCTGCGGCCCGGCCCTCATGTACGAGCTTTGCGGACCGGCGCTGGCTAAACTGGGCGTGCCTGCCAGGCGGACCAAGCGTGAAGCTTACGGGCCGCCGCAGGATATCACCAAAGAGCCCGCATGGCCCGGTATAGCGGCATCCAGGGAATTTGAAGTGATCGAGATGAGGAGCGGCAAGAAAGCCAAAGCCAAAGCCGGCGAGCCTCTGATGAATTCGCTCGAACGGGCCGGAATCGTGGTCCCGGCGATATGCCGCTCGGGCGAGTGCACGGCCTGCCGCACCAGGTTGATCTCCGGTAAGGTCTTCACCCCCTCCCGTGTGCATCACCGGCAGGCGGACAAGAAATCGGGGTATATCCATCCCTGCATGAGCTATCCTCTTGACGATCTGCGCATCAAAGTGTAA
- a CDS encoding enoyl-CoA hydratase, whose product MEYEGLILEKKNYVATLTMNRPHRLNALTGEISNEYLPKIFRDLQDDDSVRALIITGAGKGFCTGADVVIFNQAAEEGRLQELLEPRGQTIGGAFVLGLYNLQKPVIAAVNGVAAGGGVSLALLADIRIASEKALFNLAFVMRGLIPDCGCTYLMPRLLGTGRCYEYMYTGESIDAREAERIGLVNRVVPHEKLMEEAEALAARIVQGPPLAFKQIKRAVQSGLHNTLEQQLYIETYAQKNLMGSEDFREGLNCFREKRLPKFKGR is encoded by the coding sequence ATGGAATATGAAGGTCTGATACTTGAAAAGAAAAACTACGTGGCTACATTGACCATGAACAGACCGCACAGATTGAATGCGCTGACGGGTGAGATCAGCAACGAATATTTGCCGAAGATATTCAGGGATTTACAGGACGACGACAGCGTACGCGCCCTCATCATAACCGGCGCGGGTAAGGGATTCTGCACGGGCGCCGACGTTGTTATTTTCAACCAGGCGGCTGAGGAAGGGAGACTGCAGGAGCTGCTCGAGCCTCGCGGCCAGACCATCGGTGGAGCGTTCGTATTAGGGCTATATAATCTCCAGAAGCCGGTCATCGCCGCTGTCAACGGCGTTGCTGCAGGCGGGGGGGTGTCGCTGGCGTTATTGGCCGATATCAGGATCGCTTCAGAGAAGGCTCTGTTCAACCTGGCCTTCGTCATGCGGGGCTTGATACCCGATTGCGGCTGTACCTACCTTATGCCGCGGTTGCTGGGCACCGGACGCTGCTACGAATACATGTATACGGGAGAATCCATCGACGCGCGCGAAGCGGAGCGCATCGGCCTGGTTAACAGGGTTGTGCCGCATGAGAAGCTGATGGAGGAGGCGGAAGCCCTGGCAGCCAGGATAGTGCAGGGTCCTCCACTGGCCTTCAAGCAGATCAAACGCGCCGTTCAAAGCGGTCTGCACAACACCCTGGAACAGCAGCTATATATAGAGACCTATGCGCAGAAAAACCTGATGGGAAGCGAAGATTTCAGGGAGGGTCTTAACTGCTTCAGAGAGAAGCGGCTGCCGAAGTTCAAAGGACGCTGA
- a CDS encoding nitronate monooxygenase, with product MKKRPVFRTELCDILGVEYPVMLAGMGTAGGYTLTAAVSNAGGLGMLGATFLWPEELRSWIRKIRSLTDKPFGVDILLPAAIPKDFDLDKLKDYIPPEHTEFIRKMARDFGVEGAKMKEWPISEEFGRSQFQVVKEEKVPFFALGLGTPDWLIPEAHEAGIKIVSLVGNVRNAVRIKKMGADIIIAQGHDAGGHTGRIGTFALVPQVVDAVAPTPVVAAGGIADGRGLVAALALGAIGAWCGTAFLATHECFVDFIELGMLNKPTIDAYYRKLVESDEEEEQITRIYSGKTTRAFKNKLNEAWEKSGLKTLPMPLQSMLVSDLLQGMMEKGEAEYYPMFAGQVTGLIKKIRSTQEVMDDIIGGAVSIMQKEFPEEVTIKA from the coding sequence ATGAAAAAGCGTCCCGTATTCCGCACCGAACTCTGCGATATCCTTGGTGTCGAATACCCGGTGATGCTGGCAGGGATGGGGACCGCGGGCGGTTACACGTTGACCGCCGCGGTTTCCAACGCCGGCGGCCTGGGAATGCTCGGCGCCACGTTCTTATGGCCTGAAGAGCTGAGATCATGGATCAGAAAAATTCGCTCTCTGACAGATAAACCATTCGGCGTAGACATATTACTGCCGGCCGCCATACCCAAGGATTTCGACCTGGATAAGCTCAAGGACTATATACCTCCGGAGCACACGGAATTTATCCGGAAGATGGCCAGGGATTTCGGCGTCGAAGGCGCCAAGATGAAGGAATGGCCCATCTCCGAAGAGTTCGGGCGGAGCCAGTTCCAGGTGGTGAAAGAGGAGAAGGTGCCTTTCTTCGCCCTCGGCCTCGGCACCCCCGACTGGCTGATCCCCGAGGCGCATGAGGCGGGCATCAAGATCGTTTCGCTGGTCGGCAACGTGCGCAATGCCGTCCGGATTAAAAAGATGGGGGCTGACATCATCATCGCCCAGGGACACGACGCCGGCGGACACACCGGCAGGATAGGTACCTTTGCCCTTGTTCCGCAGGTAGTAGACGCAGTGGCGCCCACACCCGTGGTGGCCGCCGGCGGCATAGCCGACGGACGTGGCCTGGTGGCTGCGCTGGCTCTGGGCGCCATCGGCGCCTGGTGCGGGACTGCTTTCCTGGCCACCCACGAATGTTTTGTCGACTTCATCGAGCTGGGCATGCTCAACAAACCGACTATAGACGCCTACTATCGCAAGCTGGTCGAATCGGACGAGGAAGAGGAGCAGATTACACGCATCTACAGCGGAAAGACCACAAGGGCCTTTAAAAATAAGCTTAACGAGGCCTGGGAGAAATCCGGACTCAAGACCCTGCCCATGCCGCTGCAGAGCATGCTGGTCTCCGATCTTCTGCAGGGCATGATGGAGAAAGGCGAAGCCGAATACTATCCCATGTTTGCCGGCCAGGTCACCGGACTGATTAAAAAGATCAGGAGCACGCAGGAAGTTATGGACGACATCATCGGCGGGGCCGTGAGTATAATGCAAAAAGAATTCCCGGAAGAAGTGACGATCAAAGCCTGA